A stretch of Methylogaea oryzae DNA encodes these proteins:
- a CDS encoding (2Fe-2S) ferredoxin domain-containing protein yields the protein MGEVFILVCVNERQGAAQPSCAARGGLAVLKALQAKSGRDVKVATCRCLGRCEEGPVVRIGPGGPFHLGVTASDAPSLVDEARRFAQSLPRP from the coding sequence ATGGGCGAAGTATTCATCCTGGTTTGCGTCAACGAACGCCAAGGCGCGGCGCAGCCCTCTTGCGCCGCCCGCGGCGGTTTGGCGGTATTAAAAGCCCTGCAGGCGAAAAGCGGGCGCGACGTGAAAGTGGCAACCTGCCGATGCCTGGGACGCTGCGAGGAAGGGCCGGTGGTGCGCATCGGCCCCGGCGGTCCGTTTCATCTGGGCGTAACGGCGTCGGATGCGCCGAGTCTGGTGGACGAGGCCCGGCGATTCGCGCAGAGCCTCCCGCGCCCCTAA
- a CDS encoding OmpA family protein, with amino-acid sequence MKRVLCASLAAGSVLLAGCAGDPYSGGGYGNTMKGAGIGALGGAGIGALATKNHGTGAAIGAAAGALLGAGVGYYMDRQEQQLRQQLEGSQVEVRREGDNLKVVMPSQITFAFDSADILPGFYPSLNSVAQVLREHDQTTVEVTGHTDNIGTNHYNQQLSERRAQAVADYLAGQGVIGGRIAAHCMGETSPVASNDTESGRAQNRRVEIVIRPAAQPQAAPAYQQQPGYYPPATPAPEYTPPGYYPQRPVPGAYQAPAYPYPNY; translated from the coding sequence ATGAAACGAGTGTTATGCGCATCCCTGGCGGCCGGCAGCGTGTTGCTGGCCGGCTGCGCCGGCGACCCGTACAGCGGCGGCGGCTACGGCAACACAATGAAGGGAGCCGGCATCGGCGCCTTGGGCGGCGCGGGCATAGGCGCGCTGGCCACCAAAAATCACGGCACGGGGGCGGCCATCGGCGCGGCGGCCGGCGCCCTGCTCGGCGCCGGCGTGGGTTATTACATGGATCGCCAAGAACAGCAGTTGCGCCAGCAGTTGGAAGGATCGCAAGTGGAGGTGCGGCGCGAGGGGGACAATCTCAAGGTCGTGATGCCGAGCCAAATCACCTTTGCCTTCGACTCCGCCGACATCCTGCCGGGATTTTATCCGTCCCTTAACTCCGTGGCTCAGGTCTTGCGGGAGCACGACCAAACCACCGTCGAAGTGACCGGTCACACCGACAACATCGGCACGAACCACTACAACCAGCAGCTATCGGAACGGCGCGCCCAAGCGGTGGCCGATTACCTGGCCGGCCAGGGCGTCATCGGCGGGCGCATCGCCGCGCACTGCATGGGGGAAACCAGCCCGGTGGCGAGCAACGACACCGAAAGCGGGCGGGCGCAGAACCGGCGGGTGGAAATCGTCATCCGCCCTGCCGCCCAACCTCAAGCGGCGCCGGCTTACCAACAACAGCCCGGCTATTACCCGCCTGCCACGCCGGCCCCCGAATACACGCCACCGGGCTACTATCCTCAGCGGCCGGTGCCCGGCGCTTATCAAGCGCCGGCTTATCCCTACCCCAATTACTAA
- a CDS encoding SPOR domain-containing protein — MSKDYKHRLQQVQQQQNKRPRVAGWQWLLAVCLIIVFVVFLASLRGNKPAETPAAEHSQQRIPPAADARRAPAASAAVAVPAEEPQAEIQPKAAGNAVDARGAAAESKVGAAEKPKPPKPRFQFYTVLPEKEVIIPEAEVKARKQEEKQGKAPVLGEAYMLQIGSFKTMAEADRLKAQLAMLGVEAKIEIAQIGAATWNRVKVGPFASMASADKTRDLLRQNNVDSVVQKAIGATKAPTQP; from the coding sequence ATGTCCAAGGATTACAAACACCGCCTGCAGCAGGTTCAGCAGCAGCAGAACAAGCGCCCCCGCGTGGCGGGTTGGCAGTGGTTGCTGGCGGTTTGTTTGATTATCGTTTTCGTGGTTTTCCTGGCGTCACTACGCGGCAACAAGCCGGCGGAAACGCCCGCCGCCGAGCATTCCCAGCAGAGGATTCCGCCGGCCGCCGACGCGAGGCGGGCGCCGGCTGCCTCGGCCGCGGTGGCTGTTCCGGCGGAGGAGCCGCAAGCGGAAATCCAGCCCAAGGCGGCCGGCAATGCCGTCGACGCGCGAGGCGCCGCCGCCGAGTCCAAGGTTGGCGCGGCGGAAAAGCCCAAGCCGCCGAAACCACGCTTCCAGTTCTACACGGTGTTGCCGGAAAAAGAGGTCATCATTCCCGAGGCGGAAGTGAAGGCCCGCAAGCAGGAAGAAAAACAGGGCAAGGCGCCGGTTTTGGGCGAGGCCTATATGTTGCAAATCGGCTCGTTCAAGACCATGGCCGAGGCCGACCGGCTTAAGGCGCAGTTGGCCATGCTGGGCGTGGAAGCCAAGATCGAAATCGCCCAGATCGGCGCGGCCACGTGGAATCGCGTGAAGGTCGGCCCCTTCGCCAGCATGGCCAGCGCCGACAAAACCCGCGACTTGTTGCGCCAGAACAATGTGGACAGCGTGGTGCAAAAAGCCATCGGCGCGACGAAGGCTCCGACCCAGCCTTAG
- the argS gene encoding arginine--tRNA ligase, which produces MKKRLEALLQTAVSALKADGTIPAELDIAFQVERTRDEKHGDFASNVAMVAGKAAKTNPRQLAEKVIAALPADAAVVKVEIAGPGFINFFIDPSSQYEVIRRIHDQGSAFGLSKAGAGKKVQVEFVSANPTGPLHVGHGRGAAYGAVVAKLLKAVGFDVQREYYVNDAGRQMDILAASVWLRYLEECGEHIHFPSNGYRGDYVRNISADLLRRDGERYRRPGAEVMADLPLDEPQGGDKEIHIDAIVSRAKDMLGAEDYRKVFDAGLNDILDDIRDDLAEFGVHYENWFSERSLTDDASVRTALEKLDAAGWLYVKDGATWFASTRLGDEKDRVVVRDNGQMTYFASDIAYHWNKLERGFDRIINIWGADHHGYIPRVKAAIQALGADADKLEVLLVQFAVLYRGEEKVQMSTRSGEFVTLRQLRNEVGKDACRFFYVMRKSDQHMDFDLKLATSRTNENPVYYVQYAHARVCSVFRQLDEKGLERDVPRGMAHLNLLVEPHEHSLTATLARYPEVLERAGLHHEPHQLVHYLRELAQEFHVYYNAHQFLVEDAALRDARLNLITAVKQVLHNGLDLLDVSAPEAM; this is translated from the coding sequence ATGAAGAAACGCCTGGAAGCCCTGCTGCAAACCGCCGTGTCCGCACTGAAAGCGGACGGGACCATTCCCGCCGAGCTGGACATCGCCTTCCAGGTGGAACGCACCCGCGACGAAAAACACGGCGATTTCGCTTCCAACGTCGCCATGGTGGCGGGCAAGGCGGCCAAGACCAATCCGCGCCAGTTGGCGGAAAAAGTGATCGCCGCGTTGCCCGCCGACGCCGCCGTGGTCAAGGTGGAAATCGCCGGCCCCGGCTTCATCAATTTCTTCATCGATCCGTCCAGCCAGTACGAAGTCATCCGCCGCATCCACGACCAGGGCTCGGCTTTCGGCCTGAGCAAGGCCGGCGCCGGCAAGAAAGTGCAGGTGGAGTTCGTTTCCGCCAATCCCACCGGCCCCTTGCACGTGGGCCACGGCCGCGGCGCGGCCTACGGCGCGGTGGTGGCGAAGCTATTGAAAGCCGTCGGCTTCGACGTGCAGCGCGAATACTACGTCAACGACGCCGGCCGGCAGATGGACATCCTCGCCGCCAGCGTGTGGCTGCGTTACCTGGAAGAATGCGGCGAGCACATCCATTTCCCCAGCAACGGCTACCGCGGCGATTACGTGCGCAATATTTCCGCCGACTTGCTGCGCCGCGACGGCGAGCGCTACCGCAGGCCGGGGGCGGAGGTGATGGCCGACCTGCCGCTGGACGAGCCGCAAGGAGGCGACAAGGAAATCCATATCGACGCCATCGTGTCCCGCGCCAAGGACATGTTGGGCGCGGAGGATTACCGCAAGGTGTTCGACGCCGGCCTCAACGACATCCTGGACGACATCCGCGACGATCTGGCCGAATTCGGCGTGCACTACGAAAACTGGTTCTCCGAGCGGTCGCTGACCGACGACGCGTCGGTGCGCACCGCCCTGGAAAAGCTCGACGCCGCCGGCTGGCTGTACGTGAAGGACGGCGCCACCTGGTTCGCCTCGACCCGCTTAGGGGATGAGAAGGACCGGGTGGTGGTGCGCGACAACGGCCAGATGACCTATTTCGCCTCCGACATCGCCTACCACTGGAACAAGCTGGAGCGCGGCTTCGACCGCATCATCAACATCTGGGGCGCCGACCACCACGGCTATATCCCGCGGGTGAAAGCCGCCATCCAGGCTCTGGGGGCGGATGCGGACAAGCTGGAAGTGCTGCTGGTGCAGTTCGCCGTGCTGTATCGCGGCGAGGAAAAAGTGCAGATGAGCACCCGCTCCGGCGAGTTCGTCACCCTGCGCCAGCTGCGCAACGAAGTGGGCAAGGACGCCTGCCGCTTCTTCTACGTGATGAGGAAGTCCGACCAGCACATGGACTTCGACCTGAAGCTGGCCACCTCCCGCACCAACGAGAACCCGGTCTACTACGTGCAATACGCCCACGCCCGCGTGTGCAGCGTGTTCCGCCAGTTGGACGAAAAAGGCCTGGAGCGCGACGTGCCGCGCGGCATGGCGCATCTGAACCTTTTGGTGGAGCCGCACGAGCACAGTCTGACGGCGACACTGGCGCGCTATCCGGAGGTGTTGGAGCGGGCCGGCCTGCATCACGAACCGCACCAGTTGGTGCATTACCTGCGCGAACTGGCGCAGGAGTTTCACGTTTACTACAATGCCCACCAGTTTCTTGTGGAAGATGCCGCTTTGCGCGACGCCCGCCTGAACCTGATCACCGCCGTCAAGCAGGTTTTGCATAACGGCCTCGACTTGCTCGACGTGTCCGCCCCGGAAGCCATGTAA
- a CDS encoding primosomal protein N': protein MPTIFRIAVPVPLPRLFDYTPPRGGDDAPILPGSRVLVPFGRRQLVGCVVSSSPVSDVPAERLRPISRVLDSRPLLDGGDLRLLRWAAEYYHYPLGEVLAAAFPVLLRRARSAEEAVRRYGLTDAGRAQVPDELKRAPRQRQLLAWLQAQAGDVEEELLDSLEWDWRQVLRILCDKGWVAVRDCPLEQPAVVPGVSLHKPGPALNPEQDAAVAAVAAALGGFKAFLLEGVTGSGKTEVYLRLIQQALEQGRQVLALLPEIALTPQLEARFRERFAVPVGLFHSGLTETERLRVWLAAQRGALPILLGTRSAVFTPMPALGLILVDEEHDASFKAQDGFRLHARDVAVMRARLGGVPIVLGSATPSLETVHNARRGRYQRLQLSKRAGEALPPRVRLVDLRNQRLEAGLSPALRGAVAETLAQGEQALLFLNRRGYAPVLICHGCGWVARCRRCDANDVVHAKQQRLRCHHCGADQALPSVCPDCGSDDLRPLGQGTERVEQVLRSFYPGVGLARVDRDSIRHKGELERILDDVHNGKAQLLLGTQMLAKGHHFPNVTLVGVLDVDGGLFSVDFRAGERLAQLIVQVAGRAGRGDKPGTVLLQTHHPEHPLLHSLLREGYAGFARDALAERQAAGLPPFSHQALLRGEATERSAPQVFLQELAEWVRRETPEVFALGPAPAPRERLAGRYRWQLLLQSGNRAALHRLLEKLLRHAETLPAAAKLRWSVDVDPADLY from the coding sequence ATGCCCACCATTTTCCGCATCGCCGTTCCGGTTCCCCTGCCGCGTTTGTTCGACTACACGCCGCCGCGCGGTGGTGACGACGCTCCCATCCTGCCCGGTAGCCGCGTGCTGGTGCCGTTCGGCCGCCGGCAACTGGTCGGTTGCGTGGTGTCGTCCTCTCCCGTTTCCGACGTGCCGGCCGAGCGTCTGCGGCCCATTTCCCGCGTGCTGGACAGCCGGCCCCTGCTGGACGGGGGCGATTTGCGCCTGTTGCGCTGGGCGGCGGAGTATTACCACTATCCGCTGGGCGAGGTGCTGGCCGCCGCGTTCCCGGTATTGCTGCGCCGCGCCCGTTCGGCGGAGGAGGCGGTGCGGCGTTATGGCCTGACCGACGCCGGCCGGGCGCAAGTCCCCGACGAGCTCAAGCGCGCGCCGCGTCAGCGGCAGTTGCTGGCCTGGCTGCAAGCCCAGGCGGGCGACGTGGAAGAGGAATTGTTGGACAGCCTGGAGTGGGATTGGCGCCAGGTCTTGCGAATTTTGTGCGACAAGGGCTGGGTCGCGGTGCGCGACTGCCCGCTGGAGCAGCCCGCCGTGGTGCCGGGAGTGTCGTTGCATAAGCCGGGGCCGGCGCTCAACCCGGAGCAGGACGCGGCGGTGGCTGCGGTGGCTGCCGCCTTGGGCGGTTTCAAAGCCTTCCTGCTGGAAGGCGTCACGGGCAGCGGCAAGACCGAGGTGTATCTGCGCCTGATCCAGCAAGCGTTGGAACAGGGCCGGCAAGTGCTGGCCCTGTTGCCCGAGATCGCTTTGACGCCGCAGTTGGAGGCGCGTTTCCGCGAACGCTTCGCCGTGCCGGTAGGACTGTTCCATTCGGGGTTGACGGAAACCGAACGACTGCGCGTGTGGCTGGCGGCCCAGCGCGGCGCACTGCCTATCCTGTTGGGCACCCGTTCGGCGGTGTTTACGCCCATGCCCGCCTTGGGCCTGATCTTGGTGGACGAGGAGCACGACGCTTCCTTCAAGGCCCAGGACGGCTTCCGCCTGCACGCCCGCGACGTGGCGGTGATGCGCGCCCGCCTGGGCGGCGTGCCCATCGTGCTGGGCAGCGCCACGCCGTCGCTGGAGACGGTGCACAACGCCCGGCGCGGCCGATACCAACGGTTGCAGCTGTCCAAGCGGGCGGGCGAGGCCCTGCCGCCCCGCGTGCGGCTGGTGGATTTGCGCAACCAGCGCCTGGAGGCGGGACTGTCGCCGGCTTTGCGCGGCGCCGTGGCGGAAACCCTGGCCCAGGGCGAGCAGGCATTGCTGTTCCTCAATCGGCGCGGCTACGCTCCGGTGCTGATTTGCCACGGCTGCGGCTGGGTGGCGCGTTGCCGCCGCTGCGATGCCAACGACGTGGTGCACGCCAAGCAACAGCGCCTGCGCTGCCATCACTGCGGCGCGGACCAAGCCCTGCCCAGCGTGTGCCCGGACTGCGGCAGCGACGACTTGCGGCCGTTGGGGCAGGGCACCGAACGGGTGGAGCAGGTCCTGCGCAGCTTTTATCCCGGCGTCGGGCTGGCGCGGGTCGATCGCGACAGCATCCGCCACAAGGGCGAGCTGGAACGCATTCTGGACGACGTGCATAACGGCAAAGCGCAGCTGCTGCTGGGCACGCAGATGCTGGCCAAAGGCCACCATTTCCCCAACGTCACCCTGGTGGGAGTGCTCGACGTGGACGGCGGCCTGTTCAGCGTCGATTTCCGCGCCGGTGAGCGCCTGGCCCAGTTGATCGTGCAGGTGGCCGGCCGCGCCGGGCGGGGCGACAAGCCCGGCACCGTGCTGCTGCAAACCCACCACCCCGAGCATCCTCTACTGCATTCCCTGTTGCGGGAGGGCTACGCCGGCTTTGCCCGCGACGCCCTGGCCGAGCGCCAGGCGGCCGGCCTGCCGCCGTTCAGCCATCAAGCCCTGTTGCGCGGCGAAGCCACCGAGCGCTCGGCACCCCAGGTATTCTTGCAGGAATTGGCCGAATGGGTGCGGCGCGAGACGCCGGAAGTGTTTGCCCTGGGGCCGGCTCCCGCCCCCCGGGAACGGCTGGCCGGCCGCTACCGCTGGCAGTTGCTGCTGCAAAGCGGGAACCGTGCCGCCTTGCACCGGCTGCTGGAAAAACTGCTGCGCCACGCCGAAACCTTGCCCGCCGCCGCCAAACTGCGCTGGTCGGTGGACGTGGATCCGGCGGATTTGTATTGA
- a CDS encoding adenylate/guanylate cyclase domain-containing protein, with protein MSDSPSQQSLMFADLVGSTHMYETQGDAEALRIVTAVVEKLESLVQAQSGRVVKTIGDEVMATFPSATAAALAATAMMREMEHGLPGISVPLKLRIGFHHGPVLQAEDGDVFGDTVNTAARLVKLAKPGQIMTSSAAVEQFTQFFKDATRNLESFALKGKQDEFAVFELLWSEPENATILAGRNTVASMMASLTAGGRLQLSYPNGAFTLDSARPTARFGRSPDSDVVVDDPRASRQHAKIELRRDKFVLVDESSNGTFVRFDERGEILLRREEVVLQGNGCIAFGCSTRDAEGSVVVKFELA; from the coding sequence ATGAGCGACTCCCCCAGCCAGCAAAGCTTGATGTTCGCCGATTTGGTCGGCAGCACCCACATGTATGAGACCCAGGGTGATGCCGAGGCCTTGCGTATCGTCACCGCTGTGGTGGAAAAGCTGGAATCCCTGGTGCAAGCCCAGTCCGGGCGGGTGGTGAAAACCATCGGCGACGAAGTGATGGCGACGTTCCCCAGCGCCACGGCGGCAGCCTTGGCGGCCACGGCCATGATGCGGGAAATGGAGCACGGCTTGCCCGGTATCAGCGTGCCTTTGAAGCTGCGTATCGGTTTTCACCACGGGCCGGTGTTGCAGGCCGAGGACGGCGACGTTTTCGGCGATACGGTCAACACGGCGGCGCGGCTGGTGAAGCTGGCCAAGCCGGGCCAGATCATGACCAGCAGCGCGGCGGTGGAGCAGTTCACGCAGTTTTTCAAGGACGCCACGCGCAACCTGGAGAGCTTCGCCCTCAAAGGCAAGCAGGACGAGTTCGCCGTGTTCGAACTGCTGTGGAGCGAGCCGGAGAACGCGACGATCCTGGCGGGACGCAACACGGTGGCGTCCATGATGGCGAGTTTGACGGCGGGCGGCCGCTTGCAGCTCAGCTACCCGAACGGCGCTTTCACGCTGGATTCCGCCCGCCCGACGGCGCGCTTCGGCCGCTCGCCCGATAGCGACGTGGTGGTCGACGACCCGCGTGCCTCGCGCCAACACGCCAAAATCGAGCTGAGGCGCGACAAGTTCGTGCTGGTGGACGAAAGCAGCAACGGCACTTTCGTGCGTTTCGACGAGCGTGGCGAGATACTGCTGCGCCGCGAGGAAGTGGTGCTGCAAGGCAACGGTTGCATCGCTTTCGGCTGCTCTACCCGGGACGCCGAAGGCTCGGTCGTGGTCAAATTCGAATTGGCATAG
- a CDS encoding P-II family nitrogen regulator translates to MKEIRAYIQPFMLGRVAQALMEIEHFPGMSVSDCEGFGRETRGAAQDFMPFIAKKRLEIFAADHQVEAIVATIMREAHSGRHGDGKVYVVEVKEGGRISSGERGAELA, encoded by the coding sequence ATGAAGGAAATCCGGGCCTATATCCAACCGTTCATGCTGGGACGCGTCGCCCAAGCCTTGATGGAAATCGAGCATTTCCCCGGCATGAGCGTGTCCGATTGCGAAGGGTTCGGGCGGGAAACCCGCGGCGCGGCTCAGGATTTCATGCCTTTCATCGCCAAAAAACGTTTGGAAATTTTCGCCGCCGACCACCAGGTGGAGGCCATCGTCGCCACCATCATGCGGGAGGCCCACTCCGGCCGCCACGGCGACGGCAAGGTGTATGTGGTCGAAGTGAAGGAAGGGGGACGCATCAGCAGCGGCGAACGGGGGGCCGAACTCGCCTGA
- a CDS encoding efflux RND transporter permease subunit gives MIYRLLVFCLQQRPLVMGATLALAMLGVLSFEQLPIQAFPDVQNVFVQVVTQFPGQAPEEVEKLVTLPIEKEMNGLPHLINMRSVSIFGLSVVTLTFDDSAEDYFSRQQALERLARVDIPSSVRPVLGPLTTGVGEIYRYVIEAKHTPLLEQRALQDWTIEPALRTVQGVADVVSFGGGVKQYLVEVFPDRLRNLKLTVDQVFQAISANNANTGGGYIDDGDEALVVRGIGSLSSAEEIGGVVVDSRDGVPVRVKDVARITVGPQPRLGIVGFNGDADVVEGVVLLVKGRDAVEVLDGVKGKIDELNSHGLPPGVKIKPIYDRTDLVRHTVHTVEHNMLEGAVLILAILVVFLRHTLAAVIVTLVIPLSLLFAFILISAQNISANLISLGAIDFGVIVDSAVVLVEALMVRTTLELRDNASLPHIRQSMLLTAADMGRPILFSKAILITAFLPIFTFQRVEAKIFSPMAYTLSFALLGSLIVTLTLIPVLLSYLLGPRLAEKHNPLVHWMEQRYGRALAWVLDQPRKMLVASVSALLLALASMHWIGTEFMPKLDEGNIWLTITLPTPISRSKAKQIEQDVRSRVAEFDEVKSVLTQLGRPEDGTDPKGYNNLEVLVDLQPKETWRYSDKDELVKAMNAKLEIFPGIQLNFSQVIQDNVEEAISGVKGEIAVKIFGDDLKVLQEKANQVTDILKKTRGATDVAAEQQAGLAQMLVRIDRDKISRYGLNVADVERVIEIGVGGKAATQMLEGSRRFDISVRLAGEARGSVADLENLAVATPDGASIPLAQLADIKVNQGASRISREDNMRRIAIKCNLIDRDQGSFVAEAMEKVAQEVDLPPGYRMVWSGQFENQQRAMKRLYVIVPVSLLLIFALLFWTFHSVKNAALIVMNVPFALIGGLVALLLTGINLSVSAAVGFIALFGIAVQNGVILLSQINQLRREGSGLHDAVMRGSISRLRPVIMTALMAMLGLLPAALSTQVGAETVKPFAVVIIGGLVSATLLTLTLLPLLYRHFEERGEP, from the coding sequence GTGATTTATCGTCTACTGGTATTTTGCCTGCAACAGCGCCCGTTGGTGATGGGCGCCACCCTGGCGCTGGCCATGCTCGGCGTGCTTTCTTTCGAGCAGCTGCCGATCCAGGCGTTTCCCGACGTGCAGAACGTCTTTGTCCAGGTGGTCACCCAGTTCCCCGGCCAAGCGCCCGAGGAAGTGGAAAAACTGGTCACGCTGCCCATCGAAAAGGAAATGAACGGGCTGCCGCATTTGATCAACATGCGTTCCGTGTCCATTTTCGGCCTGTCGGTGGTGACGCTCACTTTCGACGACAGCGCGGAGGATTATTTTTCCCGCCAGCAGGCGCTGGAGCGCTTGGCTCGCGTGGACATTCCCTCCAGCGTGCGCCCGGTGCTGGGGCCACTGACCACCGGGGTCGGCGAAATCTACCGCTACGTCATCGAGGCCAAGCATACTCCGCTGTTGGAGCAGCGCGCCTTGCAGGATTGGACCATCGAACCGGCCCTGCGCACTGTGCAGGGCGTGGCCGACGTGGTGTCTTTCGGCGGCGGGGTCAAGCAGTACCTGGTGGAGGTGTTTCCCGATCGGCTGCGCAATTTGAAGCTCACCGTCGACCAGGTGTTCCAAGCGATTTCCGCCAATAACGCCAATACCGGCGGCGGCTATATCGACGACGGCGACGAGGCTTTGGTGGTGCGCGGCATCGGCTCCTTGTCCAGTGCCGAGGAAATCGGCGGCGTCGTGGTGGATAGCCGCGACGGCGTGCCGGTGCGGGTGAAGGACGTCGCGCGCATCACCGTCGGCCCGCAGCCGCGGCTGGGCATCGTCGGCTTCAACGGCGACGCCGACGTGGTGGAAGGCGTGGTGCTGCTGGTCAAAGGGCGGGACGCCGTGGAGGTGCTGGACGGCGTCAAGGGCAAAATCGACGAATTGAACAGCCACGGCCTGCCCCCCGGCGTGAAGATCAAGCCCATTTACGATCGCACCGATCTGGTGCGGCATACGGTGCACACCGTGGAGCACAATATGCTCGAAGGCGCGGTGCTGATTCTGGCGATCCTGGTGGTATTCCTGCGCCACACCCTGGCGGCGGTGATCGTTACCCTGGTGATTCCGCTGTCGTTGCTGTTCGCTTTTATCCTCATCAGCGCGCAGAACATTTCCGCCAATCTTATCTCCCTGGGCGCCATCGATTTCGGCGTGATCGTGGACAGCGCCGTGGTGCTGGTGGAGGCTCTCATGGTGCGCACTACCCTGGAGTTGCGCGACAACGCCAGCCTGCCCCATATCCGTCAGTCCATGCTGCTCACCGCCGCCGACATGGGCCGCCCCATCCTGTTCTCCAAGGCCATCCTCATCACGGCGTTTCTGCCCATCTTCACTTTCCAGCGGGTGGAGGCGAAGATTTTCTCCCCCATGGCTTACACCCTCAGTTTCGCCCTGCTGGGCTCGCTGATCGTGACGTTGACCTTGATCCCCGTGTTGCTCAGCTATTTGCTGGGGCCGCGCTTGGCGGAAAAACACAATCCCCTGGTGCATTGGATGGAGCAACGCTACGGCCGTGCGCTGGCCTGGGTGCTGGACCAGCCGCGCAAAATGCTCGTCGCCTCGGTGAGCGCGCTGCTGCTGGCTTTGGCGTCCATGCATTGGATCGGCACTGAGTTCATGCCCAAACTGGACGAGGGCAATATCTGGCTGACCATTACCCTGCCGACGCCCATTTCCCGCAGCAAGGCCAAGCAAATCGAACAGGACGTGCGCAGCCGGGTGGCGGAGTTCGACGAGGTCAAATCGGTTTTGACCCAGTTGGGCCGTCCCGAGGACGGCACCGACCCCAAGGGCTACAACAACCTGGAGGTGCTGGTCGACTTGCAGCCCAAGGAGACTTGGCGCTATTCCGACAAGGATGAGCTGGTGAAAGCGATGAACGCCAAGCTGGAGATCTTCCCCGGCATCCAGCTGAATTTCTCCCAGGTGATCCAGGACAACGTCGAGGAGGCCATTTCCGGCGTCAAGGGCGAAATCGCCGTGAAAATTTTCGGCGACGATTTGAAAGTGCTGCAGGAAAAGGCCAATCAAGTCACCGACATCCTCAAGAAAACCCGTGGCGCCACCGACGTGGCGGCGGAACAACAGGCCGGCCTGGCGCAGATGCTGGTGCGCATCGACCGCGACAAAATTTCCCGCTATGGGCTTAACGTTGCGGACGTCGAGCGGGTCATCGAGATCGGCGTCGGCGGCAAGGCCGCCACCCAAATGCTTGAGGGGTCGCGCCGTTTCGACATTTCCGTGCGGCTGGCCGGCGAAGCGCGCGGCTCGGTGGCGGACCTGGAAAACCTCGCCGTCGCCACTCCCGACGGCGCCAGCATCCCCTTGGCCCAATTGGCGGACATCAAAGTCAACCAGGGCGCTTCCCGCATCAGCCGCGAGGACAACATGCGCCGCATCGCCATCAAGTGCAACCTGATCGACCGGGATCAAGGCAGCTTCGTGGCCGAGGCCATGGAAAAAGTGGCGCAGGAGGTGGATTTGCCGCCGGGTTACCGCATGGTGTGGAGCGGCCAGTTCGAGAACCAGCAGCGCGCCATGAAGCGGCTCTATGTCATCGTGCCGGTCAGCTTGTTGTTGATTTTCGCCTTGCTGTTCTGGACGTTCCATTCGGTCAAAAACGCCGCCCTGATCGTCATGAACGTGCCTTTCGCCTTGATCGGCGGTTTGGTGGCGCTGCTGTTGACCGGCATCAACCTCAGCGTGTCGGCCGCCGTGGGATTTATCGCCCTGTTCGGCATCGCGGTGCAGAACGGCGTCATCCTGTTGTCCCAGATCAATCAACTGCGCCGGGAAGGCAGCGGCTTGCACGACGCCGTCATGCGGGGATCCATCAGCCGCTTGCGGCCGGTCATCATGACCGCTTTAATGGCGATGCTGGGCCTGCTGCCGGCCGCCTTGTCCACCCAGGTGGGCGCCGAGACGGTCAAGCCTTTCGCCGTGGTCATCATCGGCGGGCTGGTGAGCGCGACCCTGTTGACTTTGACTTTGCTGCCCCTGCTGTATCGACATTTCGAGGAGAGGGGCGAGCCGTGA